The Pyrococcus horikoshii OT3 genome includes a window with the following:
- a CDS encoding MFS transporter yields MGNFRRKISIILLVLMATFLMADQNLLPPNYQQIMKEFGIGETQMGFVSSIFVATSALITIIWGMLADIKQRKKLLVIGVLLGEIPCFLTAYVHSYWQLLTMRFLTGIGIGSIIPIGYSLIADMFEEEKRGRGYSYIETAFGFGTLFGMIIAGVITSWRTPFIIAAVPNFILAPLFYIIAEEPRRGEGEREIRVLIEKGYEYAYKLSLEAVKKSLKTRTNILIFLQGIIGTVPWGILMYWLISFLQVTRGMDKQTATFMLLIIGIASVLGSLFGGFVGDYFETRKRGGRAVITGIAIFLGMIAAIGLILYPLPSKLNTIHWLGLTVYSILFIQFVSYAGPNVRAIVSQVNLPEDRGTVFGLFNILDNVGKAIGPVLGGFLIETLVQMGYTKPLAYQYTLLIGTLFWVPCALVWIWIRRSYPEDRDKVKEILKMRAEEILKLKFW; encoded by the coding sequence ATGGGAAATTTTAGGAGGAAAATTTCTATTATCCTTCTCGTACTAATGGCAACCTTTTTGATGGCGGATCAGAACTTACTCCCACCAAATTACCAGCAGATAATGAAGGAATTCGGGATAGGAGAAACTCAAATGGGGTTCGTCTCATCTATATTCGTAGCTACCAGCGCGCTGATTACAATAATATGGGGTATGCTTGCAGATATTAAGCAAAGGAAAAAACTATTAGTCATTGGGGTTCTCCTGGGAGAAATCCCGTGCTTTCTTACGGCCTATGTTCACTCATATTGGCAACTTCTAACGATGAGGTTCCTCACTGGAATTGGGATCGGATCGATAATTCCCATAGGATACTCCTTGATTGCAGACATGTTTGAGGAAGAAAAGAGGGGAAGAGGGTACTCATACATTGAGACAGCTTTTGGCTTTGGAACATTGTTTGGAATGATAATTGCAGGGGTAATAACTAGTTGGAGAACTCCCTTTATTATAGCCGCAGTTCCAAACTTCATACTCGCTCCCCTATTTTACATAATAGCTGAAGAACCAAGGAGGGGAGAAGGAGAGAGGGAAATTAGAGTCCTAATTGAAAAGGGATATGAGTATGCCTATAAGTTAAGTCTTGAAGCAGTTAAGAAATCCCTTAAGACAAGAACAAATATTTTAATTTTCCTCCAGGGGATTATAGGAACCGTTCCATGGGGAATACTCATGTATTGGCTTATCTCCTTCCTTCAAGTTACGAGGGGAATGGATAAGCAGACAGCAACGTTCATGCTTCTAATAATCGGGATAGCAAGCGTTCTTGGTAGTTTATTTGGAGGTTTTGTAGGCGATTACTTCGAGACCAGGAAAAGAGGAGGAAGGGCCGTTATAACGGGAATAGCAATTTTCCTTGGAATGATAGCTGCAATTGGATTAATCCTCTATCCACTTCCGAGTAAGCTAAATACAATACACTGGCTTGGCCTAACCGTTTATTCAATATTATTCATTCAGTTCGTTTCCTATGCAGGGCCAAACGTAAGGGCTATCGTTTCCCAAGTCAATCTACCGGAAGATAGGGGAACCGTCTTTGGCCTGTTCAACATACTTGACAACGTGGGGAAGGCCATTGGGCCTGTGCTTGGAGGATTCCTGATAGAAACACTCGTTCAGATGGGCTACACTAAACCACTAGCATACCAATATACCCTCTTAATTGGAACGCTATTCTGGGTACCCTGTGCCCTAGTCTGGATCTGGATAAGAAGGAGCTACCCGGAAGATAGGGACAAAGTCAAAGAAATTCTAAAGATGAGAGCAGAGGAAATCCTAAAGTTGAAGTTCTGGTAG
- a CDS encoding hydrolase, translating into MRALIFHGNLQYAEIPKHEISKVIEKSYFPTISELIKREIPFGLNITGYSLQFLPQELIHLIKEGIESELIEILGTSYTHAILPLLTLSRIEAQIKRDREIKEEIFEVSPGGFWLPELAYDPIIPAILRDNEYEYLFADGEAMLFSNHLNSAIKSIKPLYPYLIKAQRGEGFVYLNYLLGLRELKKAINLTFGGKVTLEAVKDIEAIPVWVSINIAIMLGAGRFPLMSPKRVANWIKGKDEILLYGTDIEFLGYRSIAGHKIAISGLMEVLNELGGELCLPRDIRHNGRRLYLRTSSWAPDKSLRIWKEDEGNARLNMLTYCMDGEFAFLAENSDARGWEPLPERRLDAFKAIYKYWRNENGKF; encoded by the coding sequence ATGAGAGCATTGATCTTCCATGGAAATTTGCAATACGCCGAAATACCAAAGCATGAAATCTCAAAGGTTATAGAAAAATCCTACTTTCCAACTATTTCGGAGCTTATAAAAAGGGAGATACCTTTCGGCCTAAACATAACCGGTTATTCACTGCAATTTCTCCCCCAGGAATTAATCCACCTCATTAAAGAAGGAATCGAAAGTGAACTTATAGAAATTCTTGGAACAAGTTATACTCACGCAATTCTTCCACTCCTCACCCTCTCCAGGATTGAGGCCCAAATAAAACGTGATAGAGAGATAAAGGAAGAGATATTCGAGGTTTCTCCTGGAGGATTTTGGCTTCCCGAGTTGGCCTATGATCCGATAATTCCAGCAATTTTAAGAGACAATGAATACGAATATCTCTTTGCCGACGGAGAAGCTATGCTATTCTCTAATCACCTAAATTCAGCTATAAAATCCATTAAGCCTCTCTACCCTTATCTGATAAAAGCCCAAAGAGGAGAAGGTTTCGTGTACTTAAATTACCTTCTAGGCCTTAGGGAGCTTAAAAAAGCGATAAATCTTACCTTTGGAGGAAAGGTAACGCTAGAAGCTGTTAAAGATATAGAGGCAATTCCAGTATGGGTTTCTATTAATATAGCTATAATGCTAGGGGCGGGAAGATTTCCATTGATGAGCCCGAAAAGAGTTGCAAATTGGATTAAAGGAAAGGATGAAATTCTACTCTATGGGACAGATATAGAATTCCTGGGGTATAGAAGTATAGCTGGACACAAGATTGCGATCTCTGGGTTGATGGAAGTTTTAAATGAACTCGGGGGAGAGTTATGTCTACCCAGGGATATCAGGCATAATGGAAGGAGATTGTACTTGAGAACTTCCAGCTGGGCCCCTGACAAGAGCTTGAGAATTTGGAAAGAAGATGAGGGAAATGCAAGATTGAACATGCTTACCTACTGTATGGATGGAGAGTTCGCTTTTCTTGCCGAAAATAGTGATGCACGTGGCTGGGAACCCCTTCCCGAGAGAAGGTTAGATGCATTCAAAGCAATCTACAAATATTGGAGGAATGAAAATGGGAAATTTTAG
- a CDS encoding galactokinase, with product MIKVKSPGRVNLIGEHTDYTYGYVMPMAINLYTKIEAEKHGEVILYSEHFGEERKFSLNDLRKENSWIDYVKGIFWVLKESDYEVGGIKGRVSGNLPLGAGLSSSASFEVGILETLDKLYNLKLDSLSKVLLAKKAENEFVGVPCGILDQFAVVFGREGNVIFLDTHTLDYEYIPFPKDVSILVFYTGVRRELASSEYAERKHIAEESLKILGKGSSKEVREGELSKLPPLHRKFFGYIVRENARVLEVRDALKEGNVEEVGKILTTAHWDLAKNYEVSCKELDFFVERALKLGAYGARLTGAGFGGSAIALVDKEDAETIGEEILREYLKRFPWKARHFIVEPSDGVGI from the coding sequence ATGATAAAGGTAAAGAGCCCAGGAAGGGTAAACCTAATAGGTGAGCACACCGATTATACTTATGGCTACGTCATGCCAATGGCCATAAACCTCTACACAAAAATAGAGGCAGAAAAGCATGGAGAAGTAATACTGTACTCGGAGCATTTTGGAGAAGAGAGGAAGTTTTCCCTCAACGACTTAAGAAAGGAAAACTCATGGATAGACTACGTAAAGGGAATTTTCTGGGTTTTAAAGGAGAGTGACTATGAAGTTGGAGGAATAAAAGGTAGAGTATCAGGTAATCTTCCACTTGGAGCCGGTTTGAGTTCTTCAGCAAGCTTTGAAGTGGGCATCCTAGAGACCTTAGATAAATTATACAACTTAAAGCTCGATTCCCTTAGTAAAGTACTGCTAGCGAAGAAAGCCGAAAATGAGTTTGTAGGTGTCCCGTGTGGAATTTTGGATCAGTTTGCCGTTGTATTCGGGAGGGAAGGGAACGTAATATTCTTAGACACACATACACTTGACTATGAATATATCCCATTCCCTAAGGATGTCTCGATACTTGTGTTCTACACTGGAGTTAGAAGGGAGCTAGCATCATCAGAATACGCTGAAAGGAAACATATAGCCGAAGAAAGCTTGAAGATTCTTGGTAAAGGATCTTCAAAAGAGGTAAGGGAGGGGGAATTAAGCAAACTACCCCCATTACACAGGAAATTTTTCGGGTATATAGTTAGGGAGAATGCGAGAGTCCTCGAGGTTAGAGATGCGCTTAAAGAAGGCAACGTTGAGGAGGTTGGAAAGATCCTCACCACGGCACATTGGGATTTGGCAAAAAATTATGAAGTGAGCTGTAAGGAATTAGACTTCTTTGTTGAGAGGGCTTTGAAGCTAGGAGCATATGGAGCAAGATTAACAGGTGCAGGATTTGGAGGTTCCGCGATAGCCTTGGTAGACAAAGAAGATGCTGAAACGATAGGGGAGGAAATACTCAGGGAATACCTTAAAAGATTTCCATGGAAAGCTAGACATTTCATCGTAGAACCTTCAGATGGTGTTGGGATATGA
- a CDS encoding type IV toxin-antitoxin system AbiEi family antitoxin domain-containing protein — MEKNYYLTKTEQRIFNVIKHAKIITVREVAELFPELSRNMICKALSSLEKKGYLYRIKNGLYLIQQAPTKGSIIIEDPYRIALAMFSGYIAFSSALRLYNLIEYEPFTVFVATPRKSKKVEIDNYIIQAVALGEKATGITLYNGVYTSTLAKTFFDCFYKPQYCGGYETITKALYEAESIDWKEFLDYFKRFASPSLFQRTGYILELMNKELNFKIPKEVLEFFRSKVETKTKLVPTSPSRGKFIKEWKLLDNLGKDKILGWAYGY, encoded by the coding sequence ATGGAGAAAAATTACTACCTTACAAAGACTGAGCAAAGGATATTCAACGTTATTAAGCACGCTAAAATAATTACAGTTAGGGAAGTTGCTGAGTTATTCCCAGAGCTGAGTAGAAACATGATTTGTAAGGCTCTTTCAAGCCTCGAAAAGAAAGGCTATCTATATCGGATAAAAAACGGTCTTTATCTTATTCAGCAAGCTCCTACAAAAGGCTCGATAATAATAGAAGATCCTTATAGGATTGCCCTAGCTATGTTCTCAGGCTACATAGCATTCTCTTCAGCCCTAAGACTTTATAATCTGATTGAATATGAGCCATTCACAGTTTTCGTAGCAACTCCAAGGAAATCTAAAAAGGTTGAAATAGACAATTATATTATACAGGCCGTAGCTCTTGGAGAGAAAGCCACAGGTATAACTCTCTATAATGGGGTTTATACATCAACATTGGCAAAGACATTCTTTGACTGCTTTTATAAGCCTCAATACTGCGGTGGTTATGAAACAATAACAAAAGCTTTGTATGAAGCGGAGAGCATTGACTGGAAAGAATTCCTTGATTACTTCAAGAGATTTGCTTCTCCCTCCCTTTTTCAGAGAACTGGGTATATTTTGGAACTAATGAATAAGGAGTTAAACTTTAAAATCCCTAAAGAAGTTTTAGAATTTTTCAGGAGTAAAGTTGAAACAAAAACAAAACTTGTTCCCACTTCACCATCAAGGGGAAAGTTCATCAAGGAATGGAAGCTGTTAGACAATCTAGGAAAAGATAAAATTCTGGGGTGGGCTTATGGATATTGA